Proteins co-encoded in one uncultured Bacteroides sp. genomic window:
- a CDS encoding ketoacyl-ACP synthase III has translation MAYLSFPNVKFAGIAAAVPKEIKEVKDWPVFVPGEAEKVIGLTHIERARIAPEGLCCSDLCFEAADKLINELKWDRNEIEALIFVSLSRDYLLPATSCLLQDRLGLSKDCYAIDVPLGCSGYTYGLSVVSGLVSNGSIKKALLLVGETTSTFHSPLDKTIWPLIGDAGTATAIEFDEGNEGIVFQMGTDGSKGNAIISPDGGARNPVTNESFIMKEVAPGISRNRMQVIMDGLNVFAFSITQPPKSIMDLCEHFNLDLNNIDYFLIHQANHYMDEKIGRKLKADQSKIPYSLTEFGNTSCATIPLTMVTELNAVLQEKELSLIMCSFGAGLSWGSAFLKTNQICCPPLIEI, from the coding sequence ATGGCATATCTTTCATTCCCAAATGTGAAATTCGCAGGAATAGCGGCTGCTGTTCCTAAAGAGATAAAGGAGGTTAAGGATTGGCCGGTTTTTGTTCCGGGTGAAGCAGAAAAGGTAATAGGTCTGACTCATATTGAGCGGGCGAGAATTGCTCCTGAAGGTCTGTGCTGTTCTGATTTATGTTTTGAAGCTGCAGATAAGCTGATAAACGAATTGAAATGGGATCGTAATGAAATTGAAGCTCTTATTTTTGTTTCGCTTTCACGAGATTATCTGTTGCCTGCTACCTCTTGTTTATTGCAGGACAGATTAGGGTTGAGTAAAGATTGTTATGCCATTGATGTTCCGCTTGGGTGTTCCGGATATACTTATGGATTGTCTGTAGTGAGCGGACTGGTTTCGAATGGCAGTATAAAAAAAGCCCTGTTGCTTGTTGGTGAAACTACTTCTACGTTTCATTCACCTTTAGATAAAACGATATGGCCGTTGATTGGCGATGCAGGTACCGCTACTGCAATTGAGTTTGATGAGGGTAACGAAGGTATTGTTTTTCAGATGGGAACAGATGGATCTAAAGGCAATGCAATCATTAGCCCGGATGGTGGTGCCAGAAATCCGGTGACAAATGAATCATTCATAATGAAAGAAGTTGCTCCCGGGATATCAAGAAACAGGATGCAGGTTATTATGGATGGTCTGAATGTCTTTGCCTTTTCAATCACTCAGCCACCAAAGTCGATTATGGATTTGTGTGAGCATTTTAATCTTGACCTGAATAATATTGATTATTTCCTGATTCATCAGGCAAATCATTATATGGATGAAAAGATAGGGCGGAAACTAAAAGCTGACCAGAGTAAGATTCCTTATAGCTTAACAGAATTTGGCAATACCAGTTGCGCTACAATTCCATTGACTATGGTCACAGAATTGAATGCTGTATTGCAGGAAAAGGAGTTGTCTTTAATTATGTGCTCTTTTGGAGCCGGTTTGTCGTGGGGAAGCGCTTTTCTTAAAACGAATCAAATTTGTTGTCCCCCCCTGATTGAGATTTAA
- a CDS encoding acetyltransferase, translating to MKNLLIIGGRAFGREIYFLATQCKGYLVDYKVKGFLDDKSDALDGYKGYPPIISSVEDYEIQPDDVFVCALGDVLYKKHYAEVILAKGGEFISLIHPTVNIEQNVEIGKGCLIKMGVALSCDTKIGNFVTILPYTVVGHDSVVGDWCHLFTHTFIGGFCEIGSLVSLYTGAIILPYKKVGDNSIIGAGSVAVTNIKENVTAFGIPAKTLKF from the coding sequence ATGAAGAACTTATTAATTATTGGAGGAAGAGCATTTGGACGTGAGATTTATTTTCTTGCAACTCAATGTAAAGGCTATCTCGTAGACTATAAAGTTAAGGGCTTTCTTGATGATAAGTCTGATGCCTTGGATGGTTATAAAGGCTATCCGCCAATTATATCTTCTGTAGAGGATTATGAAATTCAACCGGATGATGTGTTTGTCTGTGCGTTGGGGGATGTACTTTATAAAAAGCATTATGCTGAAGTTATTCTGGCAAAGGGTGGAGAGTTTATATCACTGATACATCCGACTGTGAATATTGAACAAAATGTTGAGATAGGAAAAGGCTGCCTTATCAAAATGGGGGTTGCTCTGTCATGTGATACAAAGATAGGCAATTTTGTTACTATTTTACCTTATACAGTAGTAGGTCATGATTCTGTTGTAGGGGATTGGTGCCATTTGTTTACTCATACCTTTATTGGTGGTTTTTGTGAGATAGGATCGCTTGTTTCACTTTATACCGGTGCCATTATTCTTCCATATAAAAAAGTGGGGGATAATTCGATTATTGGTGCAGGCAGTGTTGCTGTGACTAATATAAAAGAGAATGTAACAGCATTTGGCATTCCTGCAAAGACATTGAAATTCTAA
- a CDS encoding O-antigen polymerase: MLVLYVLFFILIYTRIQKKLRISRFLVLFYLISSLCSVYLFYCTDLYPGRIVSLESVAYYCGIFLLFILGVISIERSFKPLDNSVMNEKIILLFSYFLIAISLISFFYSFSRLSSDQLGSLDKVTQIRDDYNVNSANNENQSIGLLGYIVGPANVLNGIKIFLFFYLINFFRYKHTKLAYLLLICSLTSVLENLTIVGRNATMHWLILLMLNYTLFSAYLQISLKRKLKRLFYCILPLLLLPVIFITIARFATERDAGMLKGFISSFNSVIDYFGQGFINFSYIYDYAFNFDFYGKFTFPIFWGSEALGHYEMNNMPYFRYALISLNSFYSFVGSFYMDFGFWGTILLSLSFYLLFKCISKISSGNLPSVLLLIFSFEFLFMGIFYFMHWAPMFQKMYVFAIFWCVYEKIAEKKRSRIYYYRKGTSIVRRC, from the coding sequence ATGTTAGTATTATATGTATTATTTTTTATTCTGATTTATACCAGAATTCAGAAGAAATTGAGAATATCACGGTTTCTCGTATTATTTTATCTAATTTCTTCCCTTTGTTCAGTCTATCTGTTTTATTGTACGGATCTGTACCCAGGTAGAATTGTCTCATTGGAATCAGTTGCTTATTATTGCGGTATCTTTTTACTGTTTATCTTAGGCGTAATTTCGATTGAGAGATCTTTTAAACCTCTTGATAATAGTGTAATGAATGAAAAGATAATTCTTCTTTTTAGTTATTTTCTTATCGCTATTTCTTTAATTTCATTCTTTTACTCTTTTAGCCGACTTAGCAGTGATCAATTGGGCTCTTTGGATAAGGTTACACAAATTCGGGATGATTATAATGTTAACTCAGCTAATAATGAGAATCAGAGCATAGGATTGCTCGGATATATTGTTGGTCCTGCGAATGTGTTAAACGGTATAAAGATATTTTTATTCTTTTATCTTATTAATTTCTTTCGATACAAGCATACTAAACTGGCTTATTTATTATTAATATGTAGTTTGACTTCTGTGCTGGAAAATCTCACAATTGTGGGACGAAACGCAACCATGCATTGGCTTATTCTATTAATGCTGAATTATACCTTATTTTCAGCCTATCTCCAGATATCGCTAAAAAGGAAATTAAAAAGACTTTTTTATTGTATATTGCCTCTTTTGCTTTTACCTGTTATCTTTATTACTATTGCAAGATTTGCAACGGAACGCGATGCTGGAATGTTGAAAGGCTTTATTTCATCTTTCAATTCTGTTATTGATTATTTTGGTCAGGGATTTATTAATTTCTCATATATTTATGATTATGCTTTCAACTTCGACTTCTATGGGAAATTCACCTTCCCTATTTTCTGGGGATCGGAAGCATTAGGGCATTATGAAATGAATAATATGCCATACTTCAGGTATGCTTTGATTTCATTGAATTCTTTTTACTCTTTTGTAGGTAGCTTTTACATGGATTTTGGATTTTGGGGTACAATATTGCTTAGCTTGTCATTCTACTTATTATTTAAATGTATTTCTAAAATTAGTTCAGGGAATTTGCCTAGTGTTTTGTTACTCATATTCTCTTTTGAGTTCTTATTCATGGGAATTTTTTATTTCATGCATTGGGCTCCAATGTTCCAGAAAATGTATGTTTTTGCCATATTCTGGTGCGTTTATGAAAAGATTGCTGAGAAAAAACGTTCGAGAATCTATTATTATAGAAAAGGTACATCAATTGTGAGACGATGCTGA
- a CDS encoding acyl carrier protein yields the protein MELKDFIGKVADQFDNTSMDQLSADTEFKKLEDWSSLTALSIMSMIDEEYDVMISGEDIANSSTIQDLFNSVNSKIKA from the coding sequence ATGGAATTAAAAGATTTTATAGGAAAAGTTGCAGATCAATTCGATAATACAAGCATGGATCAATTAAGCGCAGATACAGAATTCAAAAAGCTGGAAGACTGGAGTTCGTTAACTGCGTTATCCATCATGTCAATGATTGATGAAGAATACGACGTGATGATTTCAGGTGAAGATATTGCAAATTCATCTACTATCCAGGATTTGTTCAATAGTGTAAATTCTAAAATTAAGGCTTAA
- a CDS encoding TDP-N-acetylfucosamine:lipid II N-acetylfucosaminyltransferase, which produces MDSDNNKMVYHIFPADVPFHVVGMLRTFITYFGDLSFFIIAGATEETRPLYEDVFKHFQFDRFQIIMMNDKDREYPTLKKFLIKKKFVNQYDKELVSYMAELPKSTTFLLHALSSRWFNILLNIHGFKNVNWVCWGCWYYNKSKTLQAFLFNNIDRLNYSIYKNVICLMPQDIEDIKVQLKSKAEFFYIPYPGNNKYLVEYALSNPGDRQAGISVLLGNNGYSIERYDQFIRSLGDIGADYKITCMVSYGAEESQIESFRSAYSEFIERGDLALLTKMLSKEEYVVMLNSFDIYLCPYDTQTGLAAIYLSLALGKKIYLQGSNYEYIKQLGAVISHTDEFKTDMNKKEFFLSEKEKEINKIIITNLLDKDSVISKWNSFFNHIL; this is translated from the coding sequence ATGGATTCAGATAATAATAAGATGGTTTACCATATATTCCCTGCAGATGTGCCATTTCATGTAGTTGGAATGTTGAGAACATTCATTACTTATTTCGGCGATTTATCATTTTTCATTATTGCCGGTGCCACTGAAGAAACAAGGCCACTTTATGAGGATGTTTTTAAACATTTTCAGTTTGACAGATTCCAGATCATAATGATGAATGATAAAGATCGTGAATATCCTACATTAAAAAAATTCTTAATAAAGAAGAAATTTGTTAACCAATACGACAAAGAACTGGTGAGTTATATGGCGGAATTGCCAAAATCGACTACTTTCCTATTACATGCACTTAGCTCTCGTTGGTTCAATATCTTACTTAATATTCACGGTTTTAAAAATGTAAATTGGGTTTGCTGGGGGTGCTGGTACTACAATAAATCCAAGACGTTACAGGCATTCTTGTTTAATAATATAGATCGTTTGAATTATTCTATCTATAAGAATGTTATCTGTTTAATGCCTCAGGATATAGAGGATATAAAAGTGCAATTAAAGAGTAAAGCTGAATTTTTTTATATACCATATCCGGGAAATAACAAATATCTTGTTGAATACGCGCTCAGCAATCCCGGGGACAGGCAAGCGGGGATAAGTGTTTTATTGGGGAATAATGGATACAGTATAGAGAGATATGACCAGTTTATACGTTCTTTAGGGGATATAGGAGCTGATTATAAAATAACATGTATGGTGAGCTATGGTGCTGAAGAAAGCCAGATTGAATCTTTTAGGTCTGCTTATTCAGAATTCATTGAACGGGGAGATCTCGCTTTGTTAACGAAAATGCTGAGTAAAGAGGAGTATGTTGTTATGTTAAACTCCTTTGATATATATCTTTGTCCTTATGATACCCAGACCGGACTGGCGGCAATATATTTAAGCCTTGCTCTAGGGAAAAAAATATATTTGCAAGGAAGTAATTATGAATATATTAAACAGCTGGGCGCGGTAATTTCTCATACAGATGAGTTTAAAACCGATATGAATAAAAAGGAATTCTTCCTTAGTGAAAAAGAAAAAGAAATAAATAAAATTATTATTACTAATTTATTGGATAAAGACTCTGTTATTTCAAAATGGAACAGTTTTTTTAATCATATATTATAA
- a CDS encoding DegT/DnrJ/EryC1/StrS family aminotransferase, translated as MEKKPITVTSPLIPPLEEFIPYLEDIWKRKWLTNNGFYHQKLEKALCEYLGVDYISLFSNGTLALITALQALRITGEVIVTPFSFVATTHAIWWNGIKPVFVDVDPVTLNLDPDKIEAAITPNTTAIVPVHVYGNPADIKRIEAIADTYGLRVIIDAAHAFAVEQDGHSILNFGDLSILSFHATKTYSTIEGGAIICHDEKMKKRIDYLKNFGFAGETTVVAPGINAKMDEVRAAYGLLGLKYIDSAIEKRHKVAIRYREVLKDIPGISFMEDMPGVKHNYSYFPIFVDESVYGMSRDALYQKMKDDNVLGRRYFYPLISTFSTYRGLESAKPSNLPVALKAADSVICLPMHHELSEEDVERVLDLIKK; from the coding sequence ATGGAAAAGAAACCGATTACAGTGACTTCCCCACTGATTCCCCCTTTGGAAGAGTTTATCCCTTATCTGGAAGATATCTGGAAACGGAAATGGTTAACTAACAATGGCTTCTACCATCAGAAGCTTGAAAAAGCTTTGTGTGAATATTTAGGGGTAGACTATATCAGTCTGTTTTCTAATGGAACGCTGGCCTTAATAACAGCTCTTCAGGCATTACGAATTACCGGTGAAGTTATTGTTACTCCATTCAGTTTTGTGGCAACCACTCATGCTATCTGGTGGAATGGTATAAAACCGGTATTTGTGGATGTGGACCCGGTAACATTGAATCTGGATCCAGATAAGATAGAAGCAGCTATAACGCCCAATACAACAGCAATTGTGCCTGTACATGTGTATGGAAATCCTGCTGATATAAAGAGGATTGAAGCGATTGCTGATACATATGGCCTTCGTGTAATAATAGACGCAGCTCATGCGTTTGCAGTGGAACAGGATGGACATTCTATTTTGAATTTCGGAGACTTGAGTATTTTAAGTTTTCATGCTACCAAAACCTATTCCACGATTGAAGGTGGGGCCATAATCTGCCATGATGAAAAGATGAAAAAGCGGATTGACTACTTAAAGAACTTTGGTTTTGCAGGCGAAACAACGGTTGTTGCTCCGGGAATTAATGCCAAAATGGATGAGGTGCGGGCTGCTTATGGTTTGCTGGGATTAAAATATATTGATTCGGCCATTGAAAAAAGGCACAAGGTGGCAATACGCTACAGAGAAGTGCTAAAAGATATACCGGGAATTTCGTTTATGGAAGATATGCCGGGCGTAAAGCATAATTATTCTTATTTCCCCATTTTTGTGGATGAAAGTGTATATGGAATGAGCCGGGATGCACTTTACCAAAAAATGAAAGATGATAATGTGTTGGGAAGAAGGTATTTCTACCCGTTGATAAGTACATTCTCCACTTATAGAGGATTGGAATCGGCAAAGCCGTCAAACTTACCTGTTGCCCTTAAGGCTGCCGATAGTGTGATTTGTTTGCCTATGCACCATGAACTGAGTGAAGAAGATGTGGAACGGGTTCTGGACCTAATAAAAAAATAA
- a CDS encoding acyl carrier protein, which produces MEIEKIVKEIVADVCQTIASQINGDTSIGDYLQWDSVGHLAILSAAEDAFNINFEAEDMMAIESVDDIINAVKKNLKMD; this is translated from the coding sequence ATGGAAATTGAGAAAATAGTGAAAGAAATTGTTGCAGATGTCTGTCAGACAATTGCATCCCAAATAAATGGTGATACTTCAATTGGAGATTATCTACAGTGGGATTCAGTGGGACATCTGGCTATATTGTCGGCAGCAGAAGATGCTTTTAATATAAATTTTGAAGCTGAAGATATGATGGCGATAGAGAGTGTGGATGATATTATTAATGCGGTTAAGAAGAATCTAAAAATGGATTAG
- a CDS encoding class I adenylate-forming enzyme family protein, translating into MSVEEKIFQNKERFPQKIAVISGSKSITYSELWTKIVQWAGYFKYKRTLPQGSRVVVSASNEIEFVYAYFGLHLAGCICIPIDPQTNLIRLNRIIESAHPSFFIGQILNADFEVTPFSTFDEASGYEDFRFPDKNAVADLLYTTGTTGLQKGVTLTYANEEAAAMNINSFIGNTEDDIELLALPVSHSFGLGRLRCLLYMGGTLDLLGSFANIKKFYAEILNRQITGFGMVPANWAYLKKLSEHKIAGFASQIKYIEIGSASMPVEEKKILMELLPNTKICMHYGLTEASRSSFMEFHSDKMHLDSIGKPSPNVGIKIFDKHGKELQDGSDGEICVKGLHVCNDYWGETRKDFSKNFYGEYFKTGDWGYKDKEGYVYLKSRLKEMINVGGKKVCPIEVEEVINSIAGIKESVCVGIADPNGVLGEVVKAYVVSENEIVFPLMIKVLMSKLENYKIPVAIERIDAIPRTSSGKIQRLVLKDNSII; encoded by the coding sequence ATGAGCGTTGAAGAGAAGATTTTTCAGAATAAGGAACGATTTCCCCAAAAGATAGCTGTGATCTCTGGTAGCAAAAGCATTACCTACAGCGAATTATGGACGAAAATAGTTCAATGGGCCGGTTATTTCAAATATAAAAGAACATTGCCCCAGGGAAGTCGCGTGGTTGTTTCTGCCAGTAATGAGATAGAATTTGTTTATGCTTACTTTGGATTGCATCTGGCTGGTTGCATCTGTATTCCCATTGATCCGCAGACTAACCTGATAAGGTTGAATAGAATCATAGAGTCGGCTCATCCTTCATTCTTTATTGGACAGATTCTGAATGCCGATTTTGAGGTAACTCCATTTTCTACATTTGATGAAGCATCTGGTTATGAAGACTTTCGTTTTCCCGACAAGAATGCGGTTGCCGATCTACTTTATACCACTGGTACTACCGGTCTTCAGAAAGGTGTGACTTTGACTTATGCAAACGAGGAAGCAGCTGCCATGAATATTAATTCTTTTATAGGCAATACAGAAGACGATATTGAATTGCTGGCTCTTCCGGTTAGTCATTCTTTTGGTCTGGGACGATTGAGATGTCTATTGTACATGGGTGGAACATTGGATCTTCTAGGCAGTTTTGCAAATATTAAAAAGTTTTATGCGGAAATTTTAAATAGACAGATTACTGGATTTGGTATGGTTCCGGCCAACTGGGCTTACCTAAAAAAGTTGAGTGAACATAAAATAGCCGGTTTTGCCTCTCAAATTAAATATATTGAAATTGGAAGCGCTTCTATGCCTGTAGAAGAAAAAAAAATATTGATGGAACTGCTCCCAAATACAAAGATTTGCATGCATTATGGGTTAACAGAGGCGTCTAGAAGTTCCTTTATGGAATTCCATTCTGATAAGATGCATCTTGATTCGATAGGTAAACCCTCTCCCAATGTGGGAATAAAAATATTTGATAAACATGGAAAAGAGTTGCAGGATGGCTCAGATGGTGAAATTTGCGTAAAAGGATTACATGTGTGCAATGATTACTGGGGAGAAACCAGGAAAGACTTTTCTAAAAACTTTTATGGTGAATATTTTAAAACCGGTGATTGGGGATATAAAGATAAAGAAGGGTATGTATACCTGAAAAGCCGGTTAAAAGAGATGATAAACGTTGGAGGGAAGAAAGTCTGCCCCATTGAAGTGGAAGAGGTGATTAACTCAATTGCTGGCATAAAAGAGTCTGTATGTGTAGGAATTGCAGATCCTAACGGAGTTTTAGGTGAGGTCGTTAAAGCATACGTTGTTTCAGAAAATGAAATCGTTTTTCCTTTAATGATTAAAGTTCTGATGAGTAAACTGGAAAATTACAAGATTCCTGTTGCCATTGAACGAATAGATGCAATACCCAGGACATCATCTGGTAAGATACAAAGGTTAGTGTTAAAAGATAATAGTATTATTTGA
- a CDS encoding WbqC family protein, translating into MKLGAMQPYFLPYIGYFQLIKAVDKYVICDDVNYIKNGWINRNNILVNHEKKLFTIKLKKSSQNKLINEIEIEDDFRSWLKTIQVNYAKAPYFRDVVSLLENMVSYENRSLSDFIINSLKEILSYLHIDTPLLISSQLKKNCSFKGKDKVINMCDILGADVYINAIGGQKLYDKEEFASHGIDLRFINSEIVPYKQLKNEFIPCMSILDVMMFNSVEEVNSMLDKYKLI; encoded by the coding sequence ATGAAATTAGGAGCAATGCAACCTTATTTCTTGCCTTATATAGGATATTTTCAATTGATAAAGGCAGTTGATAAATATGTTATATGTGACGACGTGAATTATATCAAAAATGGGTGGATTAACAGAAATAATATTTTAGTTAATCACGAAAAGAAGCTGTTTACCATTAAGTTGAAAAAATCCAGTCAGAACAAACTGATTAATGAGATAGAAATAGAGGATGATTTCAGGAGCTGGCTAAAAACTATTCAGGTAAACTATGCTAAAGCACCTTATTTTAGGGATGTTGTTTCTTTGCTGGAAAATATGGTCTCTTATGAAAACAGATCTCTTTCTGATTTTATAATCAATAGTTTAAAAGAGATACTTTCTTATTTGCATATTGATACTCCTTTATTAATATCATCACAGTTAAAAAAAAATTGTTCATTCAAAGGCAAGGATAAGGTTATCAATATGTGTGATATCTTAGGAGCAGATGTATATATCAATGCTATTGGAGGGCAAAAATTATACGACAAAGAGGAATTTGCCTCTCATGGAATTGATCTGAGATTCATTAATTCTGAAATTGTACCCTATAAACAACTAAAGAATGAGTTTATACCTTGTATGTCAATTCTGGATGTGATGATGTTCAATTCTGTTGAAGAAGTCAATAGTATGTTGGATAAATATAAACTGATTTAA
- a CDS encoding glycosyltransferase has protein sequence MLKLSIIIPVYNVEKYVEKCIVSCAEQDSYSSVYEIIVVNDGTKDRSLEIAETVAKRYDNVHITSQSNAGLSAARNKGLSLAKGEYVWFIDSDDWIDANCLNNIIGQLKDIDIFLMGHRVIEDDKIIVRSVTDAKVQNGRQLLAYSITYPVSFLAAPFYIYKRSFLEKNKLHFMPGIFHEDYEFTPRMLYYADKLKVCQNIVYNYLNREGSITQSVNPKRSFDMIKIAGILMEFSDTRVDQNDKQSFNNLISLALNNSLNNSLNISADDKKILSDMFFESKFLFSAMKNSSIKKYRIEGVLFSLFPCHCLWIYTLLNKIK, from the coding sequence ATGCTGAAACTATCAATTATTATACCTGTGTACAACGTAGAGAAATATGTTGAGAAATGTATTGTAAGTTGTGCGGAACAAGATTCTTATTCTTCTGTTTACGAGATCATTGTAGTGAATGATGGAACAAAGGACAGAAGTCTTGAAATAGCAGAAACTGTAGCTAAGAGATATGATAATGTGCATATAACGTCACAATCTAATGCAGGTCTTAGTGCTGCACGTAATAAGGGACTCTCTTTGGCAAAAGGTGAATATGTATGGTTTATTGATTCTGATGACTGGATCGATGCCAATTGCCTGAATAATATCATTGGGCAATTAAAAGATATTGATATTTTTCTAATGGGACATAGGGTGATTGAAGATGATAAGATTATAGTTAGATCTGTAACTGATGCGAAAGTGCAAAATGGTCGCCAACTGTTGGCTTATTCCATAACTTATCCGGTTTCGTTCCTGGCTGCTCCGTTTTATATATATAAAAGATCTTTTCTTGAGAAAAACAAGCTCCACTTTATGCCTGGTATTTTTCATGAAGATTATGAATTTACTCCCAGAATGTTGTATTATGCCGACAAGCTAAAGGTCTGCCAGAATATAGTATATAATTACTTAAATAGGGAAGGGTCTATAACTCAATCTGTTAATCCGAAGAGGTCTTTTGATATGATAAAAATAGCAGGTATTTTAATGGAATTTTCAGACACCAGAGTGGATCAGAACGATAAGCAGAGTTTTAATAATCTGATATCTCTTGCCCTTAATAATTCATTGAATAATTCTTTAAACATAAGCGCTGATGATAAGAAAATATTGTCTGATATGTTTTTTGAAAGTAAGTTTTTATTTTCGGCAATGAAGAATAGTTCGATAAAAAAATATAGAATTGAGGGTGTTTTGTTTTCTTTGTTTCCTTGTCATTGTCTCTGGATATACACTTTGCTAAACAAAATAAAATAA
- a CDS encoding glycosyltransferase family 10, translating into MYYVNILTPSLTSDNWFLRQLDIERYSSVFSFYENSELDIVWDLVIVYEGINVNKVVKHKKGGLLFISGEPPMSSVYTKNFLDQFDCLLTAHPKLKHKKNIQSQQALPWHFGKNFNDSSYNYNLRELKEMKIGPKTKNISVITSSKTMMPGHNKRIKFLEELKNNFPGQIDFYGKGINPVNDKADAILPYRFHLCIENSEIPNYWTEKLADPILGLSIPIYIGCTNISDYFPTNSFYHFSLERKNEIFDLIEKILYEPEQYYSSKIELLKQDRTLILDKYNIFPVIENLIASEISISHTTTTTTLQPDFTFSSYNILLSELRFKRWILKHLAIN; encoded by the coding sequence ATGTATTACGTTAATATATTAACTCCATCCTTAACCTCAGACAATTGGTTTTTGCGCCAATTAGATATAGAGCGATATAGTAGCGTGTTTTCCTTTTATGAAAACTCGGAATTAGATATTGTATGGGATCTTGTTATTGTATACGAAGGCATTAATGTAAACAAGGTGGTGAAACATAAGAAGGGCGGTTTGTTATTTATTTCAGGTGAGCCTCCGATGTCCAGTGTTTATACGAAGAATTTCCTTGATCAATTTGATTGCTTATTGACAGCTCATCCAAAACTAAAGCATAAAAAGAATATTCAGAGTCAGCAGGCTTTGCCCTGGCACTTTGGCAAAAATTTCAATGACAGTTCATATAACTACAATTTAAGAGAATTAAAAGAGATGAAAATAGGACCAAAAACTAAAAACATCTCTGTTATTACATCTTCCAAGACAATGATGCCCGGTCATAATAAGCGAATTAAGTTCCTGGAAGAATTAAAAAATAATTTTCCTGGTCAGATAGATTTTTATGGGAAAGGAATAAATCCGGTAAATGATAAAGCGGATGCTATTTTACCTTATCGCTTTCATTTGTGTATTGAAAATTCTGAAATACCAAACTATTGGACAGAGAAATTAGCTGACCCTATTTTAGGCCTTTCAATTCCAATATATATTGGCTGTACAAATATATCCGACTACTTCCCAACCAATTCATTTTATCATTTCTCACTAGAACGGAAAAATGAGATATTTGATTTAATAGAAAAAATACTTTATGAACCGGAACAATATTATTCTTCAAAGATTGAGTTGCTAAAACAAGATCGTACCCTTATATTAGATAAGTATAATATCTTTCCGGTAATTGAAAATCTTATCGCATCAGAGATCAGCATATCTCATACCACGACCACTACTACTCTCCAACCTGACTTCACTTTTTCTTCTTATAATATATTATTGTCTGAATTAAGATTTAAAAGATGGATTTTAAAACACTTAGCTATTAATTGA